CAACAACTCAATTTGGCGAACAGGCCAGTGCAGCAAACCGCGTCGGCGACCCGCTCTTGGCCGCTCCCTACAATCGCAACACGCCGGATTTCCGACCCGGCGCCGGTTCAATCGCTCGCAACGGTTTTGCCGTGCCGCCCTCGGATGGCTTCTTTGATGCGGTTGACTTCATCGGCGGAATCGGCCCGAACAACAACTGGATTGCCGGTTGGACCACAGCAGCTCAGAACTGATGCTCTCAGCAATCGTTCTTGCTGGCGACTAATCCGATTCCTATCAGTTAGTCACGACCGAAAAGGGTTTGCCGCACAGGCAGACCCTTTCTCTTTCTCTTGACATAGCCCCCGTTTCTTCCTACCTTACCCCAACCTCGGACACGTGGTCTTCTGACCATTCCATTGTTACCCTGCCGGCAATCGGCCTGTTCACTCTGAGTTCAGGCCCGTGACTTCCTGACATTATTGTAGACTACTTCCAATACTCCTGCGGGACGCCCCGGCTCTCCCCGACCTCCGCTTTCTATCAATAAAACAGCAACAACATGACGACATCTGAATCTCTCGCGGGCCGCACTCTGCTTGGATTTCGTATGGGCTACTGGATGCTCTGTGTCATTGAGATGTTTGAGCGTCTCGCCTACTTCACAGTACGCAGCGTTGTGGCGGTCTACATCATGCAGGCCGATGATCCAGGCGGTCTGCATTTCACCGCTGCCGACAAAGGCACTATCTTCGCGTGGTGGTTTGTCTTCCAGTCCATTCTGCCGATGTTCACAGGCGGATACGCGGACCGCTACGGTTACAAGAAAACGATTTTCTTCTCCGTGACCATGAATATCATCGGCTTCGTCACGATGGCCTACATGCGAAGCTTCTGGGGCTTCTTTGGCGGAGTCATGATTCTGGCAACCGGCACGGCCTTCTTCAAGCCCGGCCTGCAAGGCTCCCTCGCACAGAATCTCGACAAGTCGAATTCGTCCGTCGGCTGGGGAATCTTCTACTGGATTGTCAACGTCGGCGCTTTCATCGCCCATCCCCTCGCAGGTGTCCTGCAGGTCGGGATTGGCTGGAAGGCGGTATTCCTTGGCGCTGCGGCGTTTACCGCCTGTAACTACATCATGCTCTTCACGTTCAAGGACTTCGATTCCAAGGCGGACAAGACCGAAGGCCCCCTGCACGTCTTCCTCCGCACGATCAAGAATATCTTTGAACCAAGGCTCCTCGCGTGGCTGGGCATCATGTCCTGCTTCTGGCTGATGATGTATCAGCTCTGGGATTTGCACCCTAACTTCCTGACCGACTGGGTAGATAGCTCGGGAGTGGCCACTATCTTGCCTGATTTCATGTCACATTCCACCGATCGAGGCATACAGGTTCTCCAGCAGAACATGCTTGCGCTGAATTCACTTCTCATCGTCATCTGCATGATTCCCGTCTCGTGGCTGGTGCGGCGCCTGCGCACCCTCGAGGCGATGGTGATCGGCATGCTGATCGCCACAGGTGGTATCTTGGTAGCCGGTCTGACGGGCAACGGCTGGGTCTTTCTGTTCGGCGTGGTCTTCTTCAGCGCGGGCGAGATGCTCACAGGTCCCAAGAAGAACGAATACCTCGGTCTAATCGCGCCGGAAGGGAAGAAGGGACTCTACCTCGGATATGTGAACATCCCGGTCGGTGTTGGCGGATTCCTGGGATCCAAGCTCGCGGGATATCTCTACGGACACTTCGGCGAAAAGGCCGTCCTCGCGCAAAAGTACATTCTCGAGCACACTCCGTTGGGGCAAGGGAAGCAGTGGAACGGCGACCCAGAGTCGCTCTCCACGCTGCTCGGCGTCGAGCGCACCGCCGCCTTTGCCAAATTGCAGGAGCTGACCAGTCTGGATGCACATCAGGCGACGCAGCTGCTGTGGGACACCTACTCGCCGCAGTATGCGGTCTGGTTTCCCTTTGCCATTGTCGGAGTGATCGCCGTTGTGGCCTTAGTCATCTTCTCGCAGAGGGCAAAACGCTGGGCCGACATGAACGCCTGATAGACCTGCCGCCTCGGAAGATCAGGGTGGGTCAATATTATAAAGGCGCGAGGGCTGAACAGGCTCTCGCGCCTCTCTTTGGGTGATTTCTGCTTTAAGCCAAGTTGCTGCATGGAGTTGCTAAGTCTAATAAAATGCAAATACCTCTTGACCATCCGTTCAAATCTACATATATTAGGACCTGCTAAGTAGCCCAACCCCGCTGCCCCCGCCTTTCCCCAAGACCTTTTCTGTCCGCCTCCGATGCCTGCACGACCTCTTTCTTCGCTTCTCCCTTTCAGATATCGCTTCGCCTCGCCCATTGTTCTGTGAGCCGAGTCGTTTCCTGTTACAATGAAAATCCCCCGCCGCCACTTGCGTGACGGCGGGGGACCCTTCCCTCACCCCCGGCTTGGGGTCGTCTTACCGGATCAAGACCATCTTCTTGACATCGGTAAATCCGTTCACACTGATGGTATACATATACACACCGGTCGAGAGGCTGCTGGCGTCAAACGTCACCGTATGACGGCCGGCTTCCAGCTCGCGGTCAACGGCCGTCGCGACGACCTGACCCAGCGTGTTGTAGACCATGATCTTCACGTGACCCGCATCGCGCAAGTCGAACCTGAGGTTCGTCGTCGGATTGAACGGGTTCGGATAGTTCTGATACAGAGCATAGTTGTCCGGCAGCGACGGCGTGCTGAACAGCGGAACGGTTCCGCCTTCAACTTCGATAATTTCGCCGGTGTTGTCGAACATGCTCACGGACGTCAGGGCCAACTCGCTGTTGGCCGTCAATGCACGCGTCACGCGGAACGTCACGGTGCCCAGAATCGCATTGCCTTCCAGCGTGGACCAGCCGCCGCAGGAAGCCGCAACGAAGCCGACCTGACCCTTGACGCCGCCGATAACTGCCGACTTCGCGAACAGCGTTCCTTCCGGAGCCGCTGCCGTTCCGGTCGTCGAAGTCACGACTTCGAGTGCCACATCGTCATAGCTCAGAATCGCTTCGACACCCTTCACCGCGTTCGCTTCGTTGCCATACATCGCGACCGTCACGGTGAACTCGCTGCCGACTTCCATCGTCGCATCCAGCGGCATCTCGAGCGCAACCACCGGGGCTTCGTCAAGACTGTTGAACGGACGATACTGCAGCGGATCGGGCTGAATGCTGAACTCCTTCAGGCCGCCGACCGGCGATACCGCACCATAGTTGAAGCCGAACGGCACGAGGTCCTGGAAGTTGATGGCGCCCGCGCCATCCGGATCCGGAATGCTCTTACCCACCGTTCCGTTCTCAGCTGGCAGCCAGACCGGACCGATATTGCGATAGCCGCCCGCGTTCGTGAAGTAGACCGGCGACAAAATTGCCAAGTCGTCATTATCCACGCGGCCGCGCGAATTGACCGGACCTGGGTCATCCGCCGTGCTGAAGTCACCCAGCCAGTAGTTGGTCGAACGATCTGCATTCTGCAGCATCGCAACCGGCGAATTCAATGACCAGTTTCCGCCAGCATCCTTGACAAACGTCACGTAGCGATAGATATCGCGATACGTCGCCGAATTGGTATCACCGTCAACCCAACCACCTTGTGCATCCAGCCAGTAGGTCGTCGAGCCGTCGATGTGAGTGTAAAGATCACCGCGGTTGTTGTTCGTGCCGTAAGTCGCGGAGGTAATGGTTCCACTGACAGCAGTCTGCGTAGCAACCAAAGTCCAGCCTGACGGCGGAACGCTGGTCACATCGTAGTTGGCAAGGTTGTTCCATAGGTCATTCGGGTAGGCCGGATACTCACCCGACAGCGGGCTGCGGTAGATACGCATTTCCTGAGCGTTCGGTCCGGCAGCCCACGACCACGCGAGCCACACACCGAGGTGCGCCGGACGTGCGTCGAAGTAGGTTAACGTGTTGCCCGGAGCCGTCAGGTCGATGCACATCGTAAACGAACCGGCGTCACAGTTGCCCGCACAGTCACACAATTGCAGACCGAACGTATAGGTCTCACCGTCGGCAGTATTGGGTACTCCGCTGGAACCGACAATCC
This sequence is a window from bacterium. Protein-coding genes within it:
- a CDS encoding MFS transporter — translated: MTTSESLAGRTLLGFRMGYWMLCVIEMFERLAYFTVRSVVAVYIMQADDPGGLHFTAADKGTIFAWWFVFQSILPMFTGGYADRYGYKKTIFFSVTMNIIGFVTMAYMRSFWGFFGGVMILATGTAFFKPGLQGSLAQNLDKSNSSVGWGIFYWIVNVGAFIAHPLAGVLQVGIGWKAVFLGAAAFTACNYIMLFTFKDFDSKADKTEGPLHVFLRTIKNIFEPRLLAWLGIMSCFWLMMYQLWDLHPNFLTDWVDSSGVATILPDFMSHSTDRGIQVLQQNMLALNSLLIVICMIPVSWLVRRLRTLEAMVIGMLIATGGILVAGLTGNGWVFLFGVVFFSAGEMLTGPKKNEYLGLIAPEGKKGLYLGYVNIPVGVGGFLGSKLAGYLYGHFGEKAVLAQKYILEHTPLGQGKQWNGDPESLSTLLGVERTAAFAKLQELTSLDAHQATQLLWDTYSPQYAVWFPFAIVGVIAVVALVIFSQRAKRWADMNA